ACACCCTTACCCTTCACGTAAACAAGAGTGTTAGCAGTCCCTAAATCAATCCCTAAATCTCTTGAAAATCCACCAAACATTTATGTAACTCCTTTCATCAAGCAAAACTCATAAATATGATTATACGCTAACAAAAGCGCAAATGACAATGTTAAACATAACCTTTTTCTTTTAAACTTACATATTTTAAATCGCCGATAATAATGTGGTCCAAAAGCTCAATTCCGAGCATTTTTCCGCATTCTGCTAATCTTTTTGTAACGTCGATGTCTTCCCTGCTCGGAGCGGGGTCACCGCTTGGGTGATTGTGGAAACAAATAATGGAAGCCGCAGACCTTCTGAATCCTTCCTTGAAAACTTCCCTAGGATGGACGATCGATGAATTCAGGCTTCCAATGAAAATCGTTTTCTTGTGGATGATTTGATTTTTTGTATTTAAATAGAGACAGACAAAATGCTCCTGCTGAAGGAAGCGCAGTTCATCCATCATGTATTGAGCCCCATCGTCAGGTGAGCGGATCGCAAACCGTTCGTCAAACGGCAATCGGCTGATGCGCCTTCCCAATTCAATGGCCGCGAGAAGCTCAACGGCTTTCGCATCCCCAATTCCGTGAATTTCTTTCAATTCACCAATCGTTGCGTCTTTCAAAAAACGAAGCCCTTCAAAATGCTGAATGATTCGGTTCGCAAGCTGAATGACAGATTCGTTCTTTGATCCGGTTCTCAATAATATAGCCAGGAGTTCATGGTTCGCCAGGGTTTCCGGCCCGCTGTTGAGCATTCGCTCACGCGGCCGCTCTTGTACAGGATAATCTCGAATCATAAGCGGTGTTTCGCCCACTTACGTATTCCTCCTTAAATGTCATCTTCCTGACTGACTGCGCTGATTCCAAAGCTTTCAAGCTCCCTTACTACTCTGGATACTGGCAATCCCACCACGCTGTAAAAATCTCCGGCGATCGACTGGACGAGCCTTGCGCCCAATCCCTGGATCCCATAACTGCCGGCTTTATCAAACGGTTCTCCGCTGTTCACATAATATTCGATCTCTGCTTCTGAAAGTTCCCAAAACGTTACGTCTGTAGAAACTGAAAACAAACGTTCTACACCTTCGGACAGAATGCAGACACCTGTATACACAGTATGGGTCCGGCCTGAGAGCGAACGGAGAGCAGCAAAGGCTTCTTCCCTCCCCGCCGGTTTTCCCAATACGGTACCATTGTTCACAACAATCGTATCTGCACCAAGCACCACATGTTCTGAGTGCAGCCCAAATACATCTTCCGCTTTTTGCCTGGCAAGCGAACAAACAAGCTCTTCAGGTGACAATGAGGGATCCATGACCTCTTGAATAGTACTTGGAATAACTTCGTACGAGAGAAGGTTCATTGAAAGAAGTTCTTTTCTTCGAGGTGAAGAAGAGGCTAGTATGAGGCGTTTCATATAATCACCCTTTTAATTAGCGGTTCACTAAAACCGTCTAACTTCAAGAGAGATTGAATTAAGCATATCAAAATCTCCAAAGTTAGACAATAAGTAATCCGTTTATCATGATTGTTCTATTAATTTTTCGCCAAACCTTGTCTGTTTATGTCTTGATTTAACATTTTATTTTAAAATTTGTCGGATTTCTTTTATATGGAAAACACAAATGAAGCAAGGCAGGTCCACCCCGCTTTGCTTCATTATAGGCTATTTTAAGGTTTCAAGGAGCTTTGTATAGGACACAAAGCAGTCGAGCACAGATTGCTGCAGCGGCCAGTCAGCTTCGTCGGACCGGTTTGCCGTCAGCTTGGTTAACGCCCGGGAAATATCCTTCTCATAGTTTTTAACAGCCTTTTCCTGTTTGGCTGGCCATTGTTCATGCTGCTTATCGCCGTATGCTTTCCATCCTTCATAATCTTTCATGATCGAATCTTTCGCTTTCTTGCTGAGCGACGGCACCTGGGAAAGGGTAATCACATTCTGCAGGAGTATCTTGCCGTTCACGATAAATGGTTCATCCATCTTGTGCGGGATTTTCAAGTTCGTATAGGAAGCATCGAGCTGTTTCGGCCACACTTCCACTCCTTTAAGCCTATAAACATCCGCCAGTGTTTGGGCCTCTTCTTTTTTATTGCCGAGCCCGATGAGGACAGAATAGTTTGCCCCTTGTTTGTAAACAGCCGCTGCATATCCTTGATCTTTAATGCTCTCGCTTATTCCCCTCGCTTTTTTCTCTGTGGAAAAGAGTCCATTCTGAGCGGCATGAAAGTCCATGGAGATATTTGAAATTGTTGCCGGAGCCTGTGCTTTGGAGCTTGCATTGCCAGGTTGGGCAGCCACTGCCTGGCTCTGGGTCGATGCCGTTTCACCGGTAAAAAGCATAAGGATAATGGCTCCAAACGTGCAGCCTGTTACAATCGCAGCAAGGACTGCCGTCATGAATTTTTTTGAGAACAGACTGGTGTTCCTTTTATGATCCATGAGTATCATTCTGCGTTTGGACCACTTTTTCCGTAACGTCGACGGGCGAGGAACGGTGGAAATTACTTTTTTGAAATCAAGCACTTTGCCGGCGCCTTCCGAATCAATAATCTCCCACCCTGCTGCTTCTTCCGGATAGACAGCCGCCGCGATTTCCTTCGTCGAAGTCTCCTGCTCTTTCTGCACTTCTTTATAGGCAGTGGCTTTGCCGTTGATCAATACCGTGATCGGCTTTTGGTCCTTCATAACATCCGCTCCTTTGTTCTATCATCTAGTAAACATGGTATGCAGATCACCCATTTCATAGAACTAAAAGAATGTAAATTACTAGAATAGAAAGGAAAAGGACAAAGCACTCCAAAGAGCGCTTTGTCCTTATTTTTTCTTTTCTTTTGCAAGCTCAGCATTTGTGAGCGGATCCTTTTTTTCTACCGGCTGATCATACTTCACTTTCGGCAGATCTTTCATATATTGTGTCAGCTCCGGCAAATAGTAGGCGCTGATTAAAATTTTAAAAGATAGTCCCTCAGGCTGATCCTCTGCCATTATAGGCGTCTCTTCTGTCGATGGAAGTTCTTCCTCCGGACCAGTAAAAGCGACTCCCTCAATAATCGAGATCCGCTTCAGTTTTTCAACCTCTTTTACAAACCGGGCTAGCCCATTATAGTCCTGTGAAGTAACGGTAAGCTCCACACTGGTTTTTTTTACGCCTTCAGGAAGAGGCGCTCCAGCAAGAGGAACAACTGTTGTTTCTTTATCGGAAGACGTCTTTGGATCTTCCATTTTACCAGTTTGTGAAGCTGTTGTTGAATTCGTATCTGAAGTGTTAGATGAGTTCTGGGAAGAAGACCCAGCACTAGCCGGCTGGGAGGTTTGCTGTCCCTGAACAGGAGCCGCCGTTCCATCCTCTCCTTTAAATTCCATTCCTTCAATAATACTGTCAGAAAGAACCTCTGCTTTTTCCAGCTGAAGCATGAATTGGTCAACGAGAGGCTTGACCGGCACCTCCTGCTGAAGAGCATACGTATTTTCAATCATGGATGGAGCTGAAGCTTCATGGACGGCTGGCATCTCGTTCTGCTTCTTCAGCAGCTTGGTCTCCGTTTCATTCTGGTTGGCTTCTTCATGCAAAGGAGTAATAACCCCAACATAAAACAAGACGCCAGCCAACAGGACGATAACAGCTGAAAATGGAAGAATGTATTTATTTAGTGATTCGGTCATTGTTTTCCGCCATCCTTTAAGTCCTTAAATGCCGCTTCATTTAACGTCAGCTTATAGGTCGCCAAGTATCTTGGGAGTACATTTTTTTCACCTTTAAGCTCATCTGTTTCCAATTTTTTCGATTCCACTTTTTCAAGCTCCGCATCCGTAAAATTCGGAGATGATGACAGCTCATGCAGGTACTGTGCAGAATCAGGCAATGTATCAAACTGAACAGCTATGGAAATATCTTTGCCGCCATCATATTTGTACGTTATAAAATAGCCGCGCTCCGGCAGGAAAGAGACAAGATGCTGAAGCAGTTCGGCTGCTGGTATTTCCATACCTTTAATATAGTCGATCTTTTCCTGAAGCGGCGCACTCGCTACGGCAGGCTTTGTGCTTATCGCATTCTGCTTTTGAATATCAGCCATTTGCTTTTCTTGTTTAAGGTCATTCCGCGTCTGGTTAACCTCTTGCTTTGCAAGATAATAATCCACCCCAAGCCAGATGCTCCCTACAAGCAGTATGACCAGAACACCCATGGGCAGCAGCTTGGATGAAAAAGATGACCGCTCTTTTCGCGGCAGCAGATTGATATCAACTAACATGCTGCACCTCTTTCAAACCAAGGCCAAGCACGACATCAAACCGGGATGGAAGATCTGCTGAAATTCTCTGGTTGGATTCAGAAGAAATAATTACAATTGGAACGGAAAACCTGGCAGAAAGCTTCTCTTTCACATAAATCAGTTCTGGGTGTTCACCGGTCAACAGAATTTTCGTCACACTTTCTTGTCCCAAACTTAAATTGTTTCGATAGTGTCCGGCAATCCGGTCAATTTCCAGCATCATATCATCAATTTCACCATGCAAATATCCAGGTTCTCCGTCCCAAAAGGCCGCTTGGCTGTTATGTGCATGGTTAAATGTAACGTTTGACAGATCCACATCCATTTTCAAATGATTGAAGAAGTATGGTTTATGCTGATGAAAGATACTAAGCTGTATCGACTGGATATCAAACTGAAGGCAAAGGATGTGTTCCTCTTGATCCGCCAAATTGCGATGAAAAATATAACGGTACAGCGCCAAGAAGGAAGCATCCGCAACAACGGGCTTCAATTTCGCCTGTTCAAGCATCGAAGTGTAATCCGACACAATTTCTTCTGCCGCCGCAAACAGCAATATTTCGAGAGAAGACTCCGATCGGTTAAGGATCACATAGTCAAATACAGGATTATCAAACGGCACATGGATGGTGGAACCCAATTCCAAATAAAGGTACCCCTTGATCTCCTCCTCTTTCAATTCAGAGGGCAGGTTTTGTTTGCGCATCACGAGTTTTGCATCAGGCACATTAAATTGCACTTCTCTCCCTTTAATCCCCCAGTCACTAACACACTCTTCCAAAATAAGAGAAAGTGTTTCATGATCCTGAATTTTACCATCCTTAATAAGCCCTTCAGGCAGATACTTTTCCCCAAATTGACGAATATCAAGCGTTTCCGGCTGCTTAAAATCCACGAAACGAATGACATGATCCTGTATGAATAAGTTTGCTTTCCTGCGGTTAAATGAAGCCAATCCCCATGCCATTTCTTCTACACCTCTGTCTATGTTCAACTCAGTTCATTAATTGAAAGTACCATTTGATGATCTCATGATAAAAAAAGTAGGATACGAGAGTACCAAGTACAATATAGGGGCCAAATGGAATCGGCTGCCCTCTTTTCACAAGCTTTAACGCCAAACCCGCAACCCCGAGCACTGCTCCAAACAGCGTGGCCAGCATAAAAGCTAGCAACGTTGCCTTCCAGCCAAGGACGATGCCAACAACTCCCATCAGCTTGATGTCTCCTCCGCCCATTCCTCCTTTTGATACAACAGCAATGAGGAACAGCAGCCCGAAACCGAGAGCAAAGCCAGCAACAGGATCCCACCAGGGATCAAGCGGTATAAAAACGCGCAAAACAATAAAAACGGGAGTAAAGAATAATAGCACCTTATCTGGAATGGTCATATATTTGATATCTGAAACCGTGATAATAACAAGGAGCGAGATCAGACACCAGGAAACAAGCAGTTCCTTTGACCATCCCACCAACAATGGCGAAATCGTAAAAAGAATTGCGGTGGATATTTCTATTACAGGGTAGAGAGCTGATATTTTCGTTTGACAGCCCCTGCATTTCCCCTTTTGGAAAACCCAAGAGAATACAGGAATCAGTTCGTACCAGGTAAGGTTACGGTCGCAGGTTGTGCAGCGGGAGCCTGGGTGTACGATCGACTCGTTGTTTGGGATGCGCAAGCCGACTACGTTAAAGAAGGATCCGAATACTAATCCATAAGTACTTAATAATAGAAATATTGTTTGCATCTACTTCTCCTACTAAATATAAAAGTATGAACCTCCCTCGCATTTGAGAGAGGTTCTTAAATTATTAGTTAACTTTGTCTCGTTTCACAAAATTTTCTGTGACAGGGCTGCCATCCGTATTTTTAACTCCTCTAGTTCCATTTATTAATTTAACAGAGTATGTGTAGTTATTAGTTGTAGTTTTAGTCACTACCACATAGGATCCAGCAGGTGCTTCTGCCGTTGGTGCAGTATCAGCTGAAGTAGTGTATCCACCTGATGTTTTATCAGGATCAGCAATATCATCCAAATATCCTTGTTTCTGTAAAAAATTCAAGGATAAATATTTGGTACCAGTATAATTATCAGGATCTGCTGTAACTGCCATTTTTGCCGCGTTTATCATTTGCTTTGCGTTACCAACATGAGCATCCTTCTTAGAGTTATCTAGAATCCCACCAATACTCAAAACAGCAATCCCTGCAATGATCCCCAAAATAACTACGACAACCAAAAGCTCAATAAGTGTTAAACCTTCTTCATTCTTCAAATACTTTTGCATTAACTTACGCATCCGTATTCCTCCTTTTTTTTCTTATATATCGGTTAGCTTCAGGGAATTTTTATAACTTTCCGACTACTTTCCGACAGAATCATAGATTTTAAACATAGGCACAATGATGGATATAACAATTGTTCCGACCACTGAGGCAAGAAAGACGATCATGAGCGGTTCAATTAAGGATTTGAGCCGGTCGGTCGCGGTTTCAACTTCTTTTTCATAGAAATCAGCTACTTTTCCAAGCATGGCATCGAGCGATCCTGTTTCCTCACCGATTGCGATCATCTGTGTAACAAGCGGTGGAAAGATCCAGTGTTCTTTCATTGGTTCAGCTAAACGCTGCCCTCTCTCAAGCGCACCTCTTGATTGTCTAAGTACTCGGGCAACCACCTCATTTTCTACCACCTTTTCCACTATCGATAAAGCCTGCAGCACAGGAACTGAACTGGAGAACAGCGAACTCAGTGTTCGAGCCATCCGTGCCAATGAGGATTTTTGTAACATTTTACCGAATAATGGTAATTTTAACATAGCATAATCTAGGTAATATTTACTAGATGGTTTTTTTCTGATGAGATAGATTGATAGAGAAAATAGAAAAACAAGGACCAAGATAATCCACCAGTATCCCTGAACAATATGACTGGCTGAGAGAACGAACTTCGTAATACCTGGAAGCTCTCCTCCAGCCTCTTCAAGCATGGAAGCAAACGTCGGCACAACCTTAGCCAGCAAGAATATAACTACCCCAACTGCGACGACTCCTACTATGGCCGGATACGTCATCGCTGAAATGATCTTCTGCCTCGTGTAGTGCTGCTTCTCAAAAAAATCAGCAAGTCTGGATAACGTTTCCTCCAGACTACCCCCAAGCTCTCCAGCGGCAATCATATTGATGACGATGGAAGGAAAGATGGCAAGGTGTTTCCCCATCGCTGCCGAGAGTGGATTCCCCTGTCTCAGCTCTTCTTCCACATCAATCAGCACCTTTTTCAATGCCTTGCTTTCGGTCTGGCCGGCAAGGATTGAAGTTGAGTCAACCACCGAGACACCGGCCTTCAGCAAGGTGGAAAACTGCCGAAGAAAAATTACAAACTGCTGGGACTTTACCCTCGGCCCGATGGAAATCTCTTTGTTGAGGAGAGTCTGTTTTGCTTCTTGCAGCTCCATGACCGCGATGCCTTTCTCACGGAGCTTGAGCACTGCTTCCCGTTTTGAAATTCCGATAATGGCGCCGGTTTTCTTTTTTCCGGTCCTGTCCCTGCCGGTATATTGAAATTGCGGCATGCTAGTAACTCCTCTCCTGGAGGTAAGGTTCAGCTGATTCTCTTAATATCTCCTGCCGTTCCAACGCTTCCTTCAGCGACATCTCAAAGGTATGCATGCCTGATGCCTTGCTCGTCTGCATGACATTATGGATCTGGTGAATTTTCTCATTGCGGATCAAGTTGGCAACTGCAGAGTTGTTTAATAGAATTTCTGTTACGGCTTTTCTTCCATTCTTATCAGGAGTTGGGAACAAACGCTGTGAAAGAATACCGACCAGCACGGAAGCCAGCTGAATACGAATCTGTCCCTGCTGATTCGGCGGAAACACGTCAATGATCCGGTCGATCGTGGACGGTGCACTGCTTGTATGAAGCGTTCCTAACACCAAATGCCCTGTTTCCGCAGCTGTTATGGCTGTTGAGATCGTCTCCAAATCTCTCATTTCCCCCAGAAGAATGACATCAGGATCCTGTCTGAGCGAGGAACGAAGCCCGTTAGCAAAGTTAGTCGTATCAAACCCGACTTCACGCTGGTCGATGATGCACGTATTGTGCCGGTGCAAGTACTCGATCGGGTCTTCAAGTGTGATGATATGGCGTCGCATCGTGCGGTTCATATAATCAATGATAGAAGCTTGAGTGGTTGATTTCCCGCTTCCCGTCGGCCCTGTTACCAGGATCAGCCCTTGTGGCCTTGCTGCCATCTTTTTTAACGTATCCGGAAGTGCAAGATCCTCCAGAGTCGGGATGCTTGTAGGAATAACCCGGATCGCCAGACTGACACACGACCGCTGATGGTATGTATTGATCCTGAAACGGGATACTCCTTTTATGCCGTAGGAAAAATCAAGTTCTCCCTTTTCTTTGAATGTTTCATAGCTTTCTGAAGGAATAATCGACCGGGCAATCCCGTACGTGTCTTCCGGCAGCAGCGGCTCGGTTCCGTATTTTTTTAAATCACCATTGATTCGGAAAACCGGCGGCATGCCAACGGTTAAGTGAACATCCGATGCTCTCAGCTGAAAAGCTGCCCTCAGCCATAATTCCAATTTTTCTTTCATCCTTTACACCTACTCACTCGTGGCTACCCGCAGGATCTCTTCAGTGGTTGTTAGTCCTTTTTTCACTTTAAGCAGCCCGTCATCGATCAAAAAGATAGTGCCGCTCTTTAAGGCATATTCACGGACTTCAAGCATCGGGCGGTTATTCATGATGAGCTGCCGGATATGCTCGTCCACGACTAAGATCTCGTGAATAGCAAGGCGCCCTTTGTAGCCTGTCATGTTGCATGTTCCGCATCCTTTGCCGCGAGTCACAATCTCGATCTTCATGCCCCTCTTGGAAAAGATCTCTTTTTCACGTTCTGTCGCTTTATATTGCTTCTGGCAGTCCCGGCACACTCTGCGTACGAGGCGCTGTGCTACGATTCCGGACAGAGAAGCGGCCACGAGGAACGGCTCAACGCCCATATCCGTTAATCGGGCAATCGTGCCGATCGAATCGTTCGTATGAATCGTACTTAATACAAGGTGTCCTGTTAAGGAAGCCCGCACGGCGATTTCTGCTGTTTCCGTATCCCGGATCTCACCGACCATGACAACATCGGGATCCTGCCTCAGGATCGCTCTCAGACCGTTGGCAAATGTCAGTCCGACATTGCTGTTTACTTGAATCTGGTTGACGCCCTCGAGCTGGTATTCTACCGGGTCTTCAACCGTAACAATGTTAGACTCTTCATCGTTCAGACGATTAAGCGCGGCATACAGCGTGGATGACTTTCCGGAACCCGTCGGACCTGTGATCAATACGATGCCGTTGGGCTGCTCGATCAGCTGCGTAAATCTTTGATAGTTCAGCTTGTTGAAGCCGAGGTTATCCAAATTGTTCAGAGAGCTTCCCAGATCCAGGATACGAAGAACGATTTTTTCTCCATATATGGTCGGAAGTGTGGAGACACGCAGATCTACCGGATGCATTTCCGCATTCATTTTTATCCTGCCGTCCTGAGGAAGCCGGCTTTCGGTAATGTTCAAGTTAGCCATGATTTTAATTCTGGCAGTCAGCATGTTCTGCATGTGTTTCGGCAGATTCCGGTCTGTTTTCAGCATACCGTCGAGCCTGTAGCGCACAGCTAATTTCGTTTCCTGCGGATCAAAATGGATGTCTGACGCCTTTTGAAGCACCGCCTGCAGGATGATCTGGTTAACGAGCTTTACGATCGGCGAATCTTCTTCCATGATGCGGCTCTCATCGCTCAAAACTGAACCTTGCGGAAGCAGGTCCATTAGCTCGCTCATCGATTCATCCATGTTATAAAACTTGTTATGCGCCTTTAAGATATCGTCTTTCGTCGCAATGGCACGCTCAATCTGAAATCCTGTCGACAGACGCAGGTCATCGATCGCTGTAAAATCCATCGGATCAGCCATCGCGACGAGCAGTTTGTCTCCTTCTTTTTTTAGAGGAATGAGCTGGTACCTCTTGGCCACGTCGCCTGGCACAATCGATACGATCGGTTCCTCGATGGGATAGCGGAAAAGGCTGATATGCGGGATGCCGAGCTGAAATTCAAGCACTTCGATCAGCTGCTGCTCTGTGATGTAGCCTCTCTCGATAAGCGCATCGCCGAGCTTTTGTGATTTTGTTTTCTCCTTTAACGTCTGCATCAACTGCTCTTCCGAAAGGAGTCCGGCATCAACCAAAATGTCACCAAGTCTTTTTCGCTGGCTTATCATTCCGCTCACTCCTGTTTATCTCCTTTATCCGACTGAACGTTATTCTGGCCAGCCGCAGATTGTGTGTTTGAATCATTCAATCTTTTTCTTGCGATATCACCAGAGCGTGTTTCGGGTATCGGCGGATACGTTACGGTTCCTTGAGTCCCTGGAACAGCAGGTGTTGAAGGCCCCGGGTCCGTTGCTGTTCCGGGATCTGTTGAACTGCCTGGATCCGCCGTTACCGGATCGGCAGGAGATGTACCGTCTGTTGCCGTTTCTATCGGAAACCCGCGTTTTTCCATCCGAGGAACCGGAGGATAGAAATCCTCTGAAAGCTTTGTTTTTTCAACGATTTTGCCTGCCCCATCATAAGCTGCTCTGAAAACCGCAGCCAAAACCCCCTTCTCTCCTGCCTGTAAAAGCTCGATAGCGCCAGGGTCCATATCTTTGTCATATTGAACGATCGTTCTGGGATCATATACCGTTTTCTTAACCGATGTTTTATATGTAAAAGGAAATGGAGCTCCGACAAGAGAAACTGTGACCATTTTCTTTTTATAGCTCGTGTCAAGGATATAAGAACCCGGATTCGGATTTTGGAATACGAGATCCTGCTCATCAGGATCAACTGCTGCTTCAAAGCCCAGTTTAATAAAACCAGGAAGCTCCCTGGAAGTATTCCTTTCAATCATTTCAAAATTGGACTTAGCTACCGCCGAATATATTGAGCTTGCAAGAAGAGCCAGATCATCGGAATCTTTCGGCTGAAGGCCCTTTTTCTCCATGACTTCACGCAAAGAAAAGATAGCACCCGGTTCAATTTGATAGCCGTTTAGTGCTTTGACCCAGTCCTCCAATAAAAAATATTCATATTCCAATGGCACTTTAGCTGTGCTTACTTTAACTGGTTCAAGATTTTGTTCAGCATAAAAGTCTCCAAGTTTAAGTACGGTCTGGCCGGAAGCAAGAATGGATGCCGTCTCTCTTATTTGGTGGAGAAGCAAATCCATATTCAATGATTTTTCCAGACCCTTATTTTTAAATTTTTTTAAAGAGGCTGTCACTTTTTCCTGCTTTACATCAACGAGAAGAGGATTGTCACCTTCTTTCGCCTGGTTCAGGCTGTCGGAGATCCGAAAAGCCACGGCATCAGCAGGGAGAATAACTTGTTTTTCGTTATAAGCCAAAAGGATGCTTGAACTCATTTTCCAATCAGCAACCTTCTTATCAAGTAACCCTTCTGCCTCTGCGTTTGTTTTATTTTCCAAAGAAACCGGCCCTACATGAACCCCCTTATTTTTAATTTCTTCTCCGAATGATTTATTGTATAAGTTTGAGCCGTAGAGAGAAACGCCAAAAATAAAAAAGGAGGAAAGGCAAAGAATACCAAAAATCATAAAAAACCGTGTGTTCTTAAATTCTGGTTGCGCCAAAGTCCCTCCCCCTTTTTTAGTCAGCCGCGTTCATGGTTAGCTCAACCATGACAGAAGGGCCTTCCTCACGAGCTTTTACAATATCTTCTCTGCTGAGCAATGTTCCGCTTGGGATAATTAAATTCCCTGTTTTTGAATAAATGTCTTTGGAAGCACGCTTACCAGTTAACAGTTCTAGCTGTTTTTCTTTTAGCGGATCTTCGTTCGCGAATCGATCGAGTGTCAATTCTTCTAAAGTC
This genomic stretch from Fictibacillus marinisediminis harbors:
- the radC gene encoding RadC family protein, coding for MIRDYPVQERPRERMLNSGPETLANHELLAILLRTGSKNESVIQLANRIIQHFEGLRFLKDATIGELKEIHGIGDAKAVELLAAIELGRRISRLPFDERFAIRSPDDGAQYMMDELRFLQQEHFVCLYLNTKNQIIHKKTIFIGSLNSSIVHPREVFKEGFRRSAASIICFHNHPSGDPAPSREDIDVTKRLAECGKMLGIELLDHIIIGDLKYVSLKEKGYV
- a CDS encoding Maf family protein, whose translation is MKRLILASSSPRRKELLSMNLLSYEVIPSTIQEVMDPSLSPEELVCSLARQKAEDVFGLHSEHVVLGADTIVVNNGTVLGKPAGREEAFAALRSLSGRTHTVYTGVCILSEGVERLFSVSTDVTFWELSEAEIEYYVNSGEPFDKAGSYGIQGLGARLVQSIAGDFYSVVGLPVSRVVRELESFGISAVSQEDDI
- a CDS encoding PilN domain-containing protein; its protein translation is MLVDINLLPRKERSSFSSKLLPMGVLVILLVGSIWLGVDYYLAKQEVNQTRNDLKQEKQMADIQKQNAISTKPAVASAPLQEKIDYIKGMEIPAAELLQHLVSFLPERGYFITYKYDGGKDISIAVQFDTLPDSAQYLHELSSSPNFTDAELEKVESKKLETDELKGEKNVLPRYLATYKLTLNEAAFKDLKDGGKQ
- the pilM gene encoding type IV pilus biogenesis protein PilM, with the translated sequence MAWGLASFNRRKANLFIQDHVIRFVDFKQPETLDIRQFGEKYLPEGLIKDGKIQDHETLSLILEECVSDWGIKGREVQFNVPDAKLVMRKQNLPSELKEEEIKGYLYLELGSTIHVPFDNPVFDYVILNRSESSLEILLFAAAEEIVSDYTSMLEQAKLKPVVADASFLALYRYIFHRNLADQEEHILCLQFDIQSIQLSIFHQHKPYFFNHLKMDVDLSNVTFNHAHNSQAAFWDGEPGYLHGEIDDMMLEIDRIAGHYRNNLSLGQESVTKILLTGEHPELIYVKEKLSARFSVPIVIISSESNQRISADLPSRFDVVLGLGLKEVQHVS
- a CDS encoding prepilin peptidase; protein product: MQTIFLLLSTYGLVFGSFFNVVGLRIPNNESIVHPGSRCTTCDRNLTWYELIPVFSWVFQKGKCRGCQTKISALYPVIEISTAILFTISPLLVGWSKELLVSWCLISLLVIITVSDIKYMTIPDKVLLFFTPVFIVLRVFIPLDPWWDPVAGFALGFGLLFLIAVVSKGGMGGGDIKLMGVVGIVLGWKATLLAFMLATLFGAVLGVAGLALKLVKRGQPIPFGPYIVLGTLVSYFFYHEIIKWYFQLMN
- a CDS encoding type II secretion system protein, with the protein product MRKLMQKYLKNEEGLTLIELLVVVVILGIIAGIAVLSIGGILDNSKKDAHVGNAKQMINAAKMAVTADPDNYTGTKYLSLNFLQKQGYLDDIADPDKTSGGYTTSADTAPTAEAPAGSYVVVTKTTTNNYTYSVKLINGTRGVKNTDGSPVTENFVKRDKVN
- a CDS encoding type II secretion system F family protein → MPQFQYTGRDRTGKKKTGAIIGISKREAVLKLREKGIAVMELQEAKQTLLNKEISIGPRVKSQQFVIFLRQFSTLLKAGVSVVDSTSILAGQTESKALKKVLIDVEEELRQGNPLSAAMGKHLAIFPSIVINMIAAGELGGSLEETLSRLADFFEKQHYTRQKIISAMTYPAIVGVVAVGVVIFLLAKVVPTFASMLEEAGGELPGITKFVLSASHIVQGYWWIILVLVFLFSLSIYLIRKKPSSKYYLDYAMLKLPLFGKMLQKSSLARMARTLSSLFSSSVPVLQALSIVEKVVENEVVARVLRQSRGALERGQRLAEPMKEHWIFPPLVTQMIAIGEETGSLDAMLGKVADFYEKEVETATDRLKSLIEPLMIVFLASVVGTIVISIIVPMFKIYDSVGK
- a CDS encoding type IV pilus twitching motility protein PilT, which produces MKEKLELWLRAAFQLRASDVHLTVGMPPVFRINGDLKKYGTEPLLPEDTYGIARSIIPSESYETFKEKGELDFSYGIKGVSRFRINTYHQRSCVSLAIRVIPTSIPTLEDLALPDTLKKMAARPQGLILVTGPTGSGKSTTQASIIDYMNRTMRRHIITLEDPIEYLHRHNTCIIDQREVGFDTTNFANGLRSSLRQDPDVILLGEMRDLETISTAITAAETGHLVLGTLHTSSAPSTIDRIIDVFPPNQQGQIRIQLASVLVGILSQRLFPTPDKNGRKAVTEILLNNSAVANLIRNEKIHQIHNVMQTSKASGMHTFEMSLKEALERQEILRESAEPYLQERSY
- a CDS encoding GspE/PulE family protein; its protein translation is MISQRKRLGDILVDAGLLSEEQLMQTLKEKTKSQKLGDALIERGYITEQQLIEVLEFQLGIPHISLFRYPIEEPIVSIVPGDVAKRYQLIPLKKEGDKLLVAMADPMDFTAIDDLRLSTGFQIERAIATKDDILKAHNKFYNMDESMSELMDLLPQGSVLSDESRIMEEDSPIVKLVNQIILQAVLQKASDIHFDPQETKLAVRYRLDGMLKTDRNLPKHMQNMLTARIKIMANLNITESRLPQDGRIKMNAEMHPVDLRVSTLPTIYGEKIVLRILDLGSSLNNLDNLGFNKLNYQRFTQLIEQPNGIVLITGPTGSGKSSTLYAALNRLNDEESNIVTVEDPVEYQLEGVNQIQVNSNVGLTFANGLRAILRQDPDVVMVGEIRDTETAEIAVRASLTGHLVLSTIHTNDSIGTIARLTDMGVEPFLVAASLSGIVAQRLVRRVCRDCQKQYKATEREKEIFSKRGMKIEIVTRGKGCGTCNMTGYKGRLAIHEILVVDEHIRQLIMNNRPMLEVREYALKSGTIFLIDDGLLKVKKGLTTTEEILRVATSE
- a CDS encoding VanW family protein produces the protein MAQPEFKNTRFFMIFGILCLSSFFIFGVSLYGSNLYNKSFGEEIKNKGVHVGPVSLENKTNAEAEGLLDKKVADWKMSSSILLAYNEKQVILPADAVAFRISDSLNQAKEGDNPLLVDVKQEKVTASLKKFKNKGLEKSLNMDLLLHQIRETASILASGQTVLKLGDFYAEQNLEPVKVSTAKVPLEYEYFLLEDWVKALNGYQIEPGAIFSLREVMEKKGLQPKDSDDLALLASSIYSAVAKSNFEMIERNTSRELPGFIKLGFEAAVDPDEQDLVFQNPNPGSYILDTSYKKKMVTVSLVGAPFPFTYKTSVKKTVYDPRTIVQYDKDMDPGAIELLQAGEKGVLAAVFRAAYDGAGKIVEKTKLSEDFYPPVPRMEKRGFPIETATDGTSPADPVTADPGSSTDPGTATDPGPSTPAVPGTQGTVTYPPIPETRSGDIARKRLNDSNTQSAAGQNNVQSDKGDKQE